The Brachypodium distachyon strain Bd21 chromosome 4, Brachypodium_distachyon_v3.0, whole genome shotgun sequence nucleotide sequence TGGAGGAACAGGAAATCCCAAGCTATGCCGGgagaaatgagtacaaggagcatcaccaaagctacatgatcttcatcacTAGGCCGACTGACAAACAAAGTCAGCGTAGGCGAGAAATGGAGGTCAATGCTGTAATGCCGGCTGTTCCGAAGTTCCTGTATTGGTCGGAGCAAGAGATCAACTGGAACCGGGCAGATCATCCCAAGGTTATGCCCAATCCTGGCGGATACGCCTTGGTGGTTGATccgacactcatcgggccTGACATTAACatcaagttcactcgggtcCTCATCGacaatgggagcagcataaacatCCTATATCGGGACACGATGCTGAAGCTCGGCATTACCGACAACATGCTTGAGCCAAGCCAGACCACCTTTCATGGcattgtgccgggagtgtcttgtgccccaGTAGGCAAGATTCGAGTGGATGTCTTATTCAGTACCCGAGAGAACTGTCGGACTGAGAATCTGTTGTTCGAAGTGGTGGACCTCAATAGTCCGTACCACGCATTGCTCGGTAGACCGGCACTCACCAAGTTCATGGCAACAACCCACATTGGCTATctcaagatgaagatgccgggaccaaatggtagTATAACCatcactggcaactacaagcgtTCGATGGAGTGCGCGGCGGCagggtctgctttggccgagtcactaGTCATCactggcgagaagaagaagctacagGAAGTTGTCGTGATGGCTCAGGCGGCGCAGATTGGCTTGCCGGCTATGACAAATCCTcatggaagtgtggctttCCAGGCAGCCAAGGAAACAAAGAAGATTCAAATCGACGGcgagttcccggaccgcaccgtcatcattggtgctgGTCTAAGCgaaaaataggaaggcgagctcaccagcttcctccgtgagcatcgggacatcttcgcatggtcgAATCAAGAcctgccgggtgtgccgagggagctagctgagcactcattacacGTCAGGCCAGACGcgagaccggtgaagcagccccttcgacgcttcgccgacGATAGAAGGAAAGTTATCTCGGAGGAaatatcccggcttctagcttCCGGCTTCATCATGGAAGTGTTACATCCTGACTGGCTagcaaacccggtcatggtcgaaaagaagaaggacgacccaactgctgccaaggtgtggcgcatgtgtatcgactacaccagcctcaacaaggcatgtcccaaagatctTTTCCCATTACCTCGAatcgatcaagtgattgactctactgccgggtgtgagtaATTGTCTTTTTTGGATGCGTATTCTGGTTTTCATCAGATACCGCTGAACCCTAacgatcaaataaagacatcatttatcatcctgttcggggcttattgctatcccactatgccgtttggtttgagaaatgcaggagctacttatcaaagatgcatgcagaaatgtttgcacgatcaactcggcaaaaatgtgcaggtatatgtcgacgatgtcgtcataaaaaccaaagaGAGTGCTacgctcctggatgatatccgggaaacatttGCGAATCTaaggagattccgaatgaaactgaacccggccaagtgcacattcggggtgccggcagggaaATTGCTCGGTTTCCTACTGTCAAGAAGAGGTATAGAAACAAATCGCGTGAAAATCGCCAccatagaaagaatgaaattgCCAAaatgcctcaaagatgtgcaaaaatttACAGGATGCCTAGCATCATTGAGTCGTTTCCttagtcggctgggtgaaaaggctatgcccttataccagctgatgaagaaaaccgacaaatttgtgtggacgtAACAGGCAGATCTAGCTTTCcaggagctgaagaagatgattgcgACGGCACCGATATTGGCCTCTccaatggagaaggagccgatGTTACTATACATCGCGGCAACCAACCGGGTTGTTAGTGCCGTCATCGTGGTAGAGAGAGTTGAAGAGGGCAAGTCGGTGCaaaggccggtatattacttgagcgaggtgttACCATCATCCAAGCAGAATTATCCCCATTATCAGAAGATGGCGTACGACatttatatggcggcaaaaaagctgaagcattacTTCGATGCGCATCAGATCCGGGTTATATGTGAAGCGCCTGTCTCGAAGatcatgagtaacaaagaTGCAAGCGGCCGGGTAGCAAAATGGGCAATCGAGCTAGCACCCTATACGCTACAATACGATAGACGAGACGCCGTGAAGTCTCAAGCTCTGGCAGATTTTCTCGTGGactgggccgagatggagtatgaaccaccaCCCCCGGAAACTAAttactggaagatgcattttgatggctctaagatgaaaagcGGGCTGGGCGCCGGCATAGTTGTGACCTCGCCTAAGCGCGATCAGCTCAAATACGTCCTGCAAATTCACTTTGCAGGATCCAATAATGTCGCGGAGTATGAAGCACTGGTGCATGGactgaaaatggcaaaggaaATTGGAGTTCGCCGGATTCAATGTTTTGATGACTCCGATCTGGTCGTCCAACAAGCTTCCGGCAACTGGGATGCATTAGATGCCAACATGGCGCTGTACCGATTCCATGTTCGGAAGATCAGTGGCCATTTTGAAGGATGTGAATTCCACCATATACCTCGCGCGGAGAACGAGGCAGCTGACACATTGTCGAAACTTGGTTCAACACGACAAGCCATTCCGGTTGGAGTGGCACTAGAGCATTTACGCAAGCCATCCATCAAACCATCGCCAGAATCGGAGTCTATATTTATCCCGGCGAGTCCAGAGGCCGGCGCCACTCCTATGGACATTGACAGCGGCAAAGGTTCCGGTAACCCGGGGATTGAGCGCCTTAACTCGGCGGAAGCAATGGCAGTTGAGCCGATGGAGATAGACGAGCCGTATGAGCCAATCTTCGCCACTCGTCCTGTACCGGCATGGGCtcaaccgataatgtcttacctcaaagatgggagTGTACCGGAAGAGGAGGTGTCAGCAAGACAAATTCAAAGAAGAACAAAggcgtacaccatcatcaacgGTGAGCTTTACAAAAGGAGCGTCACTAACGTCCTACAACGATGTGTCGAGCCGGAAGAAGGGCAGGAGATACTCCGGGATATTCACCAAGGAGAGTGTGGCCATCACGCATCTTCGAGAACGCTAGTAGGCAAAGCTTTCCGActcggtttctactggccgagtgcacTACAGGAAGCAGAGGACATAGTCAGGAAATGAAACGGCTGCCAGAGATACGCCAGCACGATCCATATGCCGGCGTCCGAACTCAAAACCatcccaatcacttggccgtttgccgtatggtgtttggatatggtagGACCATTCAAGCaagcgcgaggaggca carries:
- the LOC104584936 gene encoding uncharacterized protein LOC104584936, translating into MEVNAVMPAVPKFLYWSEQEINWNRADHPKVMPNPGGYALVVDPTLIGPDINIKFTRVLIDNGSSINILYRDTMLKLGITDNMLEPSQTTFHGIVPGVSCAPVGKIRVDVLFSTRENCRTENLLFEVVDLNSPYHALLGRPALTKFMATTHIGYLKMKMPGPNGSITITGNYKRSMECAAAGSALAESLVITGEKKKLQEVVVMAQAAQIGLPAMTNPHGSVAFQAAKETKKIQIDGEFPDRTVIIGAGLSEK